The genomic interval TGGCGTCGCGATCTTCGTGGGGCACGACGCGCTTCTGACGGCCCTTGCCGACGAGCTCGAAGAAGTGTCCGTCGTTTCCGCAAACCCCGGCTCGCCTCTGTTCGGGCCGCCCGGGGCGGTAGCGCTCGGCCGTCGTTCACGTGGTGCCTGGCAGCTCGAGCGGGTCGAGGCGCTCTGCACGCTCGACGCGGTGCGCTTCCGCTTGCCTCTCGTGGTAGCCGTACGCAGACTCGTGCCCCCGGGCAGGACGGTTCTCGTCGGCGCTCCCAACACCGCTCGAGGTGCCGCGGGCGCGGAGCTTCTCCTGGCACTCCAAGATGTGCTCGAGGCGAAGCACGTATTCCGATCCGAAGGTGCGGTGAGCTCGGATCGGGATCGTACGGCTCGATGGGATGATTATCTCTCTCTCGCGCGACCCGCGGACGTGGACGTGGGCGAGCTGAGCCCGGTCGGTGCCCCGCCGCCCCTCGAAGTGCCTTCGGCATGGCCGGGGCGCCAGGTTGCGCTCGTCGACGCCGACGGCGCGACGGTCGCTTTCGGAGAGGCGATCGAGCTCGAGGCCTCGAGATTGATGATCCGTGCGGCCCCGTTCGAGCCGAGCGGAATCGCGTCCTTGCTGGCGAGGGACGCGCGCCGCGACGGCGCGGGACGTCTGCGGACGGAACGTCGTGAGAGGACGGGAGTCGAGAATCCCGTCGCCGGAGATTTGCGCGCTCGCGCCACGAGGGCAACCGAGGTCCTCACGCCGCCCGTTCTCTCGCTCCAGAGCTCGAAGGCCCATCTCGTCAACGGAATCCTTGGAGATCCTTTGCTCCACGTGCGCCTGAGGCACCGGCGGAGAAGTCTTCTGCTCGACCTCGGTGAGACCGGACGGCTCCCGGCACGCATCGTCCATCAGGTCTCGGACATCTTCGTGTCGCACGCTCATTTCGACCATATTGGCGGTTTTTCGTGGCTGCTTCGCTCATCGATCGGATCGCCGATGTGCCGCCGGATCCATGGACCGCCCGGTCTCGCCGAGCATCTCGAGGGGACGATTCGGGGCATTCTGTGGGATCGCATCGGAGACCGAGGCCCGGTCTTCGAGGTCTCCGAGCTCGAAAGGGGCGTCCTGAGGAGGTTTCGACTCCAGGCGGGACGGCGCGGCGTCGAAACCCTCGAGTCGCGAACGGTCGAAGACGGCGTAATCCTCGAAGAGCCCGAGCTTCGCGTTCGAGCGGTGGAGCTCTGGCATGGTGTGCCCGTGCTCGCCTTCGCTCTCGAAGAACGGAGGGCGTTCCACGTCC from Vicinamibacteria bacterium carries:
- a CDS encoding MBL fold metallo-hydrolase, encoding MTVVADRIGASGGVAIFVGHDALLTALADELEEVSVVSANPGSPLFGPPGAVALGRRSRGAWQLERVEALCTLDAVRFRLPLVVAVRRLVPPGRTVLVGAPNTARGAAGAELLLALQDVLEAKHVFRSEGAVSSDRDRTARWDDYLSLARPADVDVGELSPVGAPPPLEVPSAWPGRQVALVDADGATVAFGEAIELEASRLMIRAAPFEPSGIASLLARDARRDGAGRLRTERRERTGVENPVAGDLRARATRATEVLTPPVLSLQSSKAHLVNGILGDPLLHVRLRHRRRSLLLDLGETGRLPARIVHQVSDIFVSHAHFDHIGGFSWLLRSSIGSPMCRRIHGPPGLAEHLEGTIRGILWDRIGDRGPVFEVSELERGVLRRFRLQAGRRGVETLESRTVEDGVILEEPELRVRAVELWHGVPVLAFALEERRAFHVRAEALVRHGLEPGRWLGELKRALAAGEPGTPIALPDGRWRAAGELAETFVRKRSGQKLVYATDLDDSERNRELLVAFARGARFFFCEASFLERDAHLARATRHLTARACGEIAAAASVERLVPFHFSKRYEREPALVYQEIRAAFP